From one Flavobacterium sp. N502536 genomic stretch:
- a CDS encoding helix-turn-helix transcriptional regulator: protein MVNIDDFVKRLEIILDYYALNASSFADKIGVQRSSMSHLLSGRNKPSLDFVLKILEVFPDIDLYWILNGKGSFPKTEDTIDLKKNESLSEFAKPLTPIPSEENFVSENEKSKNTSSAEIKTQSLSPAENEIEKIVVFYKNGTFKTYVP from the coding sequence ATGGTAAACATAGATGATTTTGTAAAACGACTTGAAATTATATTGGATTATTATGCTTTAAACGCCTCTTCTTTTGCGGATAAAATTGGGGTGCAGCGTTCCAGTATGTCTCACCTGCTTTCTGGCAGAAACAAACCCAGTTTGGATTTTGTACTAAAAATTCTGGAGGTTTTTCCCGATATTGATTTGTACTGGATCTTAAATGGTAAAGGGAGTTTTCCAAAAACGGAAGATACCATTGATCTAAAAAAAAACGAATCGCTCTCTGAATTTGCAAAACCTCTTACTCCTATTCCATCAGAAGAAAATTTTGTTTCAGAAAATGAAAAATCCAAAAACACATCTTCTGCAGAAATTAAAACTCAAAGTTTAAGTCCTGCAGAAAATGAAATTGAAAAAATAGTGGTCTTTTATAAAAACGGAACCTTTAAGACTTACGTTCCTTAA
- a CDS encoding DinB family protein — protein MNVALLTENEYSGGYANYIKAVGNGDLFEELEISLHEFIKFVQNIPMDKFDYRYAEGKWTIKDIIQHILDCERIFAYRALRFSRNDLTPLPSFEEDDYANSTDSNSRSIQGLLTELSALRHSNLLFFKSLSEEQLKRIGTASNIQISVRALGFVIIGHQKHHQKVFEERYL, from the coding sequence ATGAACGTAGCCCTATTAACAGAAAACGAATATTCAGGCGGATATGCCAATTATATCAAAGCAGTTGGAAATGGAGATTTGTTTGAAGAACTCGAAATTTCATTGCACGAGTTTATCAAATTTGTGCAAAATATTCCAATGGATAAATTTGACTATCGTTACGCAGAAGGAAAGTGGACGATAAAAGATATTATTCAGCACATTCTGGATTGTGAGCGAATTTTTGCTTACCGCGCTTTGCGATTTTCGAGAAATGATTTAACGCCTTTGCCAAGTTTTGAGGAAGATGATTACGCAAACAGCACCGATTCAAATAGCAGAAGTATTCAGGGTTTACTAACAGAATTGTCTGCATTAAGACATTCTAATTTGTTGTTTTTTAAGAGTTTATCTGAAGAGCAGCTTAAAAGAATCGGGACAGCTTCAAATATTCAGATTTCTGTTCGCGCTTTGGGATTTGTAATTATCGGCCATCAAAAACACCATCAAAAAGTTTTTGAAGAGCGTTATTTGTAA
- a CDS encoding 1-acyl-sn-glycerol-3-phosphate acyltransferase has translation MKKRLYKFIFFKLMGWKIVGIENAEVKKCVMMVMPHTSNHDFYLGIFTRGISGLEMNWVGKKELFRFPFGYYFRSVGGEPIDRTGGLNKVESIAAIFERKEVFRLAVAAEGTRKGVKELKSGFYYIALKANVPIVPVAFDWGKKEVNLGKPFSPTGDYEADLNVLKKHYDGVVGKIPENGFQL, from the coding sequence ATGAAAAAGCGATTGTACAAATTCATCTTTTTTAAGCTAATGGGCTGGAAAATTGTGGGAATCGAAAATGCTGAAGTAAAAAAATGCGTGATGATGGTGATGCCGCATACCAGCAACCATGATTTTTATTTGGGAATTTTTACGCGCGGCATTTCCGGTTTGGAAATGAACTGGGTAGGAAAGAAAGAATTATTCCGTTTTCCTTTTGGCTATTATTTCAGAAGCGTAGGAGGAGAACCTATAGACCGAACTGGCGGATTGAATAAAGTAGAGTCGATTGCTGCAATTTTTGAAAGAAAAGAAGTTTTTCGCTTAGCCGTAGCAGCTGAAGGAACCCGTAAAGGAGTAAAAGAATTAAAAAGCGGTTTTTATTACATCGCTCTTAAAGCAAATGTGCCAATTGTGCCGGTCGCTTTTGACTGGGGCAAAAAAGAAGTCAACTTAGGGAAACCATTTTCTCCAACCGGAGATTATGAGGCTGATTTGAATGTTTTAAAAAAACACTATGACGGGGTCGTGGGTAAAATTCCGGAAAACGGATTTCAGTTGTAA
- a CDS encoding M14 metallopeptidase family protein, translating to MNLEELFSQHKEQSIEGRYLTLDHIQPLLDKLNTDNQVSIIGHSVLGEPIYSYQIGTGPTRIYLWSQMHGNESTTTKALFDFINVLNSGSEFAQKMLKTFTFYSIPILNPDGARLYTRENANKVDLNRDSQNLTQPESTILRSVFEAFKPHFCFNLHDQRTIFGAGSTGKPATLSFLAPSYNEEREVNENRLKAINVIAGINDVLQKYIPGQVGRFDDSFNINCIGDTFQFLGAPTILFEAGHYPNDYEREITRKFLFFSLVSSFDLISENDLVDNRINDYLNISQNKVVFYDFMWKNIKINYDGIEIITNFVAQYKEELIENKIHFNAYIVEVGDLENYFGHYEYDAKGASYSDDFGTFPKLNQKVDFYLDKNVKFVNGLIKS from the coding sequence ATGAATTTAGAAGAATTATTCAGCCAGCACAAAGAGCAATCAATAGAGGGACGTTATTTGACTTTGGATCATATTCAGCCCTTATTAGATAAATTAAATACAGACAATCAGGTATCGATTATTGGTCATTCAGTCTTAGGAGAACCGATCTATAGTTATCAAATCGGAACCGGACCAACGCGTATTTATCTATGGTCTCAAATGCATGGAAATGAAAGTACGACTACAAAAGCACTTTTTGATTTTATAAATGTCTTAAACAGCGGTTCTGAGTTTGCACAGAAAATGCTTAAAACGTTTACCTTTTATAGTATTCCGATATTAAATCCTGACGGAGCAAGGCTTTACACGCGTGAGAACGCTAATAAAGTAGATTTAAATCGTGATTCTCAAAATTTAACCCAACCGGAAAGTACTATTTTGAGATCGGTATTTGAAGCTTTTAAACCGCATTTTTGTTTTAATCTTCACGATCAGCGTACTATTTTTGGGGCTGGTTCAACCGGAAAACCGGCAACACTTTCCTTTTTAGCGCCTTCGTACAACGAAGAAAGAGAGGTAAATGAAAACCGTTTAAAAGCGATAAATGTCATTGCCGGGATCAATGATGTTTTGCAAAAATACATTCCGGGACAGGTGGGGCGTTTTGATGACTCGTTTAATATCAACTGTATAGGAGACACCTTTCAATTCCTGGGAGCTCCTACAATCTTATTTGAAGCAGGTCATTACCCGAATGATTACGAACGCGAAATCACACGAAAGTTTCTGTTTTTCTCATTGGTTTCAAGTTTCGACCTGATTAGCGAAAACGATTTAGTTGATAACAGAATTAATGATTATTTGAATATTTCACAAAATAAAGTGGTTTTTTATGATTTTATGTGGAAAAATATCAAAATAAATTATGATGGTATCGAAATTATTACGAATTTTGTCGCACAATACAAAGAAGAATTGATTGAAAATAAGATTCACTTTAATGCCTACATAGTTGAAGTAGGCGATTTGGAAAATTATTTTGGACATTACGAATACGATGCAAAAGGGGCTAGTTATTCGGATGACTTTGGTACTTTTCCGAAATTGAATCAAAAAGTAGATTTTTATTTAGATAAAAATGTTAAATTTGTTAACGGATTGATAAAAAGTTAA
- a CDS encoding phosphoenolpyruvate carboxylase — protein sequence MYTLPKIERFNQDVLSKYHIYNSVFITLPFDSIDNTGVLLPLFTETCETGFKKQETPKEIVNFFSNKYLNDASEKDKIDLMFRFIQYIERQIVLFDAIEDAAFPEVNNMEGRGSLRDIKEKSDAKEKNDELIEFLESFNVRTVLTAHPTQFYPGPVLGIINDLTDAIRLNDLLKIKQLLAQLGKTPFIQNEKPNPYDEAVSLIWYLENVFYATSGEIVHYLQKNILQGNAIQNQLIKLGFWPGGDRDGNPFVTTEITLKVAERLRTSILKCYYVEMRNLKRKLTFSGVDTLVSELEHKLYRSVFYSKGEIYITLEELLTQLNKIRTIIIEKHQSLYLDELEAFLVKINLFGFHFATLDIRQNSKIHNAVFKDVVNYYLKSGSQIFPQNYFDLSEEEKLGVLSKVKGDLNPADFEDEITRSTLESVQTIKTIQQGNGEFGANRYIISNNESALNVMETFAMIRLNNWENPTVDIIPLFESVDDLQNAHQIMEQLYNNPEYSKHLESRGNKQTIMLGFSDGTKDGGYLMANWSIYQAKISLTEISRQYGIKVIFFDGRGGPPARGGGKTHKFYASLGPKIENNEIQITVQGQTISSNFGTLDSCRYNIENLLSAGVTNQVFSKEKNELSVEETKILTQLADLGYEKYLSFKNHPKFIPYLEKMSTLKYYSKTNIGSRPSKRSKSESLDFADLRAIPFVGSWSQLKQNVPGFFGVGSALKYFEESGQWDKVHDLYQNSLFFKTLLENSMMSLAKSFLPLTAYMKNDPEFGEFWQIIYDEFSETKRLLLKIAGHKTLMENYPDGIASIQIRERIVLPLLTIQQYALLRINELNKENIVDEELIKVYEKIVTRSLFGNTNASRNSA from the coding sequence ATGTACACGTTACCAAAAATTGAACGTTTTAATCAGGATGTTCTTTCAAAATACCATATTTATAATAGTGTTTTTATAACACTGCCTTTTGATTCCATTGACAATACAGGAGTGTTACTTCCTTTGTTTACAGAGACTTGTGAAACGGGATTTAAAAAACAGGAAACACCTAAGGAAATTGTCAATTTCTTCTCCAACAAATACCTGAATGATGCTTCTGAAAAGGATAAAATCGATCTTATGTTTCGATTCATTCAATACATTGAACGTCAGATCGTATTGTTTGACGCGATCGAGGATGCAGCATTTCCGGAAGTCAATAATATGGAAGGACGCGGTTCGTTACGCGATATTAAAGAAAAATCAGATGCAAAGGAAAAGAATGATGAGCTGATTGAATTTTTGGAAAGCTTTAATGTCAGAACAGTCTTAACGGCGCATCCAACGCAATTTTATCCGGGTCCGGTTTTAGGGATTATCAATGATTTGACAGATGCTATTCGTTTAAATGATTTGTTGAAAATCAAACAATTGCTGGCGCAGCTTGGAAAAACTCCTTTTATTCAGAACGAAAAGCCAAATCCGTATGATGAAGCAGTAAGTTTGATCTGGTATTTAGAGAATGTGTTCTATGCAACTTCGGGTGAAATTGTTCATTATTTACAGAAAAATATCCTTCAGGGGAATGCGATTCAGAACCAATTGATCAAATTAGGTTTCTGGCCAGGAGGGGATCGTGACGGAAATCCTTTTGTTACTACCGAGATTACTTTAAAAGTAGCGGAACGTTTGCGTACGTCAATTTTGAAGTGTTACTATGTTGAAATGAGAAACTTAAAACGTAAGTTAACATTCTCAGGTGTAGATACTTTGGTGTCAGAACTTGAACATAAACTTTATCGTTCGGTGTTCTATTCGAAAGGAGAAATTTACATTACTTTAGAGGAGTTATTGACGCAGTTAAATAAAATCAGAACCATTATTATTGAAAAACATCAGTCTCTTTATTTAGATGAACTGGAAGCTTTTTTAGTAAAAATTAATTTGTTTGGTTTTCACTTTGCCACTTTAGATATTCGTCAGAATAGTAAAATTCACAATGCTGTATTTAAGGATGTGGTGAATTATTATTTGAAGTCTGGTTCGCAGATATTTCCGCAGAATTATTTTGATTTGTCGGAAGAAGAGAAACTGGGAGTTTTGTCAAAAGTAAAAGGAGACTTGAATCCTGCTGACTTTGAAGATGAAATTACAAGATCTACTCTGGAATCAGTTCAGACGATTAAAACAATTCAGCAAGGAAACGGTGAGTTTGGCGCCAATCGTTACATTATCAGTAACAATGAAAGTGCTCTGAATGTCATGGAAACTTTCGCAATGATTCGTTTGAACAATTGGGAAAACCCAACGGTTGACATAATTCCGCTTTTTGAATCGGTTGATGATTTACAGAATGCGCATCAAATTATGGAACAATTGTACAACAATCCGGAGTACTCTAAACACCTTGAATCCAGAGGAAATAAGCAAACTATTATGTTAGGTTTCTCTGATGGAACGAAAGACGGTGGTTATTTAATGGCTAACTGGAGTATTTATCAGGCAAAAATATCGCTGACCGAAATTTCAAGACAATACGGTATAAAAGTAATTTTCTTTGATGGTCGTGGTGGACCTCCGGCTCGCGGAGGTGGAAAAACACATAAGTTTTATGCTTCTTTAGGTCCAAAAATTGAGAATAACGAAATTCAGATTACCGTTCAGGGACAAACGATCAGTTCTAATTTTGGAACTTTGGATTCCTGTCGTTATAATATTGAGAACTTATTGAGTGCCGGAGTCACCAATCAGGTTTTTAGCAAAGAAAAAAATGAGCTGAGTGTGGAGGAAACGAAAATTCTAACGCAACTGGCTGATTTAGGGTATGAAAAATACCTAAGTTTTAAGAATCACCCTAAGTTTATTCCATATTTGGAAAAAATGAGTACGTTAAAATATTACTCTAAAACCAATATCGGAAGCCGTCCGTCTAAAAGAAGTAAGTCAGAATCATTAGATTTTGCTGACTTAAGAGCGATTCCTTTTGTGGGGTCCTGGAGTCAGTTGAAGCAAAACGTACCAGGATTCTTCGGAGTTGGATCGGCTTTAAAATATTTTGAAGAAAGTGGACAATGGGATAAAGTACATGACCTGTATCAAAATTCTTTATTTTTCAAAACACTGTTGGAGAACAGTATGATGTCATTGGCAAAATCATTTTTACCATTGACGGCTTATATGAAAAATGATCCTGAGTTTGGAGAATTCTGGCAGATTATCTACGATGAATTTTCAGAAACCAAACGTCTTTTACTGAAAATTGCAGGACATAAAACCCTGATGGAAAATTATCCTGATGGTATAGCATCGATTCAGATAAGAGAGCGTATTGTGTTGCCATTGTTGACAATACAACAATATGCTTTATTGAGAATTAACGAATTGAACAAAGAAAACATTGTAGACGAAGAGCTGATTAAAGTTTACGAAAAAATCGTAACAAGATCCCTTTTCGGAAATACCAATGCCAGTAGAAACTCAGCTTAA
- a CDS encoding Lrp/AsnC family transcriptional regulator, which yields MSKFRLDEVDHQILDMLIDNTRVPFTDIAKKLLISAGTVHVRVKKMEDAGIIMGSSLALDYDKLGYSFIAYVGVFLNNTSQTKFVLERINQIPFVTVASVTTGKFNIFCKIRAKDTKHAKEVIFMIDDIDGVYRTETMISLEESINDKKRLMHTIFKNM from the coding sequence ATGAGTAAATTTCGTTTAGATGAAGTAGATCACCAGATTTTAGATATGTTAATAGACAATACGAGAGTTCCGTTTACTGACATTGCTAAAAAACTATTGATATCTGCTGGTACAGTGCATGTTAGAGTAAAAAAGATGGAGGACGCAGGAATAATAATGGGATCTTCATTGGCCTTAGATTACGATAAGCTAGGGTATTCGTTTATTGCTTATGTGGGTGTCTTCCTTAATAATACGTCTCAAACAAAATTTGTATTAGAGCGAATCAATCAAATTCCATTCGTAACAGTAGCTTCTGTAACGACAGGTAAATTCAATATTTTTTGCAAAATCAGAGCAAAAGATACTAAACACGCAAAAGAAGTAATCTTCATGATCGATGATATCGATGGTGTTTACAGAACTGAAACTATGATTTCATTAGAAGAAAGTATAAACGATAAGAAGCGTTTGATGCATACTATTTTTAAAAATATGTAA